One part of the Anopheles merus strain MAF chromosome 3L, AmerM5.1, whole genome shotgun sequence genome encodes these proteins:
- the LOC121598663 gene encoding E3 ubiquitin-protein ligase ariadne-1: MDSDDESFEEHDSGNVSSGDDDFAMDVDINNPRDRGQETDEYPYDVLTTDEIVQHMVDCIKDVNTVVEIPATITRILLNHFKWDKEKLMERFYDGDQDKLFKDAHVINPFRKPSIALKPKIKKSRTEDCEICYSTFPPSMMTGLECGHRFCTQCWQEYLTTKIVEEGLGQSIACAAHGCDILVDDVTVMRLVQDPRVRLKYQHLITNSFVECNRLLRWCPSADCTYAIRVQYVDPRPVVCKCNHVFCFECGENWHDPVQCRLLKKWIKKCDDDSETSNWIAANTKECPKCNVTIEKDGGCNHMVCKNQNCKHDFCWVCLGSWEPHGSSWYNCNRYDEDEARAARDAQEKLRSTLARYLHYYNRYINHMQSLKFEHKLYAAVKEKMEEMQQHNMSWIEVQFLKKAVDILCQCRQTLMCTYVFAYYLRKNNQSLIFEENQKDLETATETLSEYLERDITSENLADIKQKVQDKYRYCEKRRKVLLDHVHEGYEKDWWEYTN, encoded by the exons ATGGATTCCGACGATGAAAGCTTCGAGGAGCACGACTCGGGCAACGTGTCCAGCGGGGACGACGATTTCGCGATGGACGTCGATATCAACAATCCGCGCGACCGCGGCCAGGAGACGGACGAGTACCCGTACGACGTGCTGACGACGGACGAGATCGTCCAGCATATGGTCGACTGCATCAAGGACGTCAACACGGTCGTGGAG ATCCCAGCCACCATTACCCGGATTCTGCTGAACCATTTCAAATGGGACAAGGAAAAGCTGATGGAACGATTCTACGATGGCGATCAGGATAAGCTATTTAAGGATGCGCACGTGATCAATCCGTTTCGAAAGCCAAGTATAGCACTCAAGCCAAAG ATCAAAAAGTCCAGAACAGAGGATTGTGAAATCTGCTACTCAACGTTTCCTCCCAGT ATGATGACCGGTCTGGAATGCGGACACCGTTTCTGTACGCAGTGCTGGCAAGAGTACCTGACCACCAAGATCGTCGAGGAGGGGCTCGGCCAGTCGATAGCGTGTGCCGCCCACGGATGTGATATTCTGGTCGATGACGTAACGGTGATGCGGCTGGTGCAGGATCCGCGCGTCCGGCTCAAATACCAGCACCTTATCACCAACAGTTTCGTGGAG TGCAATCGATTGTTACGATGGTGCCCGTCGGCCGACTGCACGTACGCGATCAGGGTGCAGTACGTCGATCCGCGACCGGTTGTCTGCAAGTGCAACCACGTGTTCTGCTTCGAGTGTGGCGAAAACTGGCACGACCCGGTACAGTGCCGGTTGCTGAAGAAGTGGATCAAAAAGTGTGACGACGATTCGGAAACTTCCAACTGGATCGCCGCCAACACGAAGGAGTGCCCGAAGTGTAACGTCACAATCGAGAAGGACGGTGGCTGTAACCATATG GTatgcaaaaatcaaaattgcaaACATGACTTCTGTTGGGTATGTCTTGGATCTTGGGAACCGCACGGTTCGTCCTGGTACAACTGCAACCGGTACGACGAGGATGAGGCCCGTGCGGCACGTGACGCGCAGGAGAAGCTGCGCTCCACTCTGGCAAG ATATCTCCATTACTACAATCGCTACATTAACCACATGCAGTCGCTCAAGTTTGAGCACAAGCTGTACGCTGCCGTCAAGGAGAAGATGGAGGAGATGCAGCAGCATAACATGTCTTGGATTGAG GTCCAATTTCTGAAGAAAGCTGTGGACATTCTCTGCCAGTGTCGTCAAACACTCATGTGCACTTACGTGTTTGCCTACTATCTTAGAAAGAATAATCAGTCCCTGATCTTCGAGGAGAACCAGAAGGATCTGGAAACGGCGACGGAAACCCTGTCCGAGTACTTGGAGCGTGATATAACGTCGGAAAATTTGGCGGACATTAAGCAGAAAGTGCAGGATAAGTACAG ATACTGCGAGAAGCGTCGGAAAGTGTTGCTGGACCACGTGCACGAAGGCTACGAGAAGGATTGGTGGGAGTACACCAACTGA